The genome window GGACAACTGGAACGGTCCAACCGGAATTATTGCCGCTGCTGGCAAAGGTTTCTTTAGGTACGATGAACTGAAGCATGCACGTGTTAACCCTTCCtcaaacaaacatttttacatCAATCTTTAGAACAGTcgacattttttcataaaaacagTGTCTTTTCTgccattcttttttttaatgtgtACATAtacactgttattattattcactaactaattatactattatatgttATTCATTCGTCTTACTAATAGGAATGgaaaattacatgaattttgCAAGGCACTCAGTGCGTTAAGTTTTCTAGATACTTTCTAAAACGTATTCCTCGGAAACTCGTTGATACTTTTTTCATCCATTCGACCAACATCACTTGTTatgttttaacactttgatcgcCATGTCACCTAAACTTGAGTAACataatttttcacataaatgtaAAACTTAATTCTCTCAGTGACATATCGAAGAAATCGAATTTTCTGGGATCTATAAGATACCAGAAAATTAAGAGAGCAATCTCTGAACAatcttgacttttcagtttctgtttcgTTAGGAAAAAATTACTTTGATCGTATGCGTAGTTTAATGAGCGTCGATCGGCCGACCAACTTGTTGAAGTAAACGTGAATATACGTGAACACGGAATTCTTCTGTGTTCttagtaaattgttaatgacaaagtaattctgGCGAACGCGTTTGCGAAGAAAGTCATAGAGCGAAGGGCTAATATTCACACGCACATGGTTGCAGGACTATGCTGTGTTACGAGGACAAGATAGCAGACTTGGTGCCAGTCGACATAGTGATCAATCTAATGATTTGCGCGGCATGGAGGACTGCGACGAATCGCACGAAAACGATCCCGGTTTACAATTGTTGTACAGGCCGACAGAACCCGATCACTTGGAAAAAGTTCGTTGATTTGATATTCAAGTATACGCGGATGCATCCACCGAACGACGTAATCTGGTATCCGGGTGGCCAATGCCGCACTTCCACTGTAATGAACAGTTTATGCAGGCTCTTCCAGCACATGCTGCCAGCACACATTTTAGATTTTGTTCTGCGGCTAAAGGGCAAGCCCAGTATCATGGTCGGCATACAAACGAAACTCCATAAAGCGACGCAATGCCTGGAGTATTTTAGCACGAATGAATGGAACTTCTCCGATGACAATGTTCGACTGTTAGGCGAACAGCTCAGCCCGGAAGATCGGCAGACCTTCATGTTCGACGTACGGGAAATTGACTGGCCGTCGTATTTGGAACATTATATACTTGGAATACGGCATTTTATTCTGAAGGAGAACCCGGACACGCTACCAGCTGCTCGTTCACACGTTAGAAAGTAAGTATTCCGGAAAGTTTTCAGCTTCGGGAAAGTTTATGTAATAGTCGCTTCGAATCACGGATTCATCTTCGAAAGACTCGTAAATTTTTATACATGAGCATTGGGAAGAAGTTGTAAACGAGGAAATATTGCGAAACGTTCTATTGATTCTTCACGAATGTAGATCGAAATATGAAGATTCAAGTGTTCCGGATTAAATCTGGGTTAGATTCTGTTACATTGTCACATCGTATACTAATATTCGCATTAGCATTTATGATTTAGGTGATTTGGAACAATTGCTGGTTATGCGACGTTTGGTGTAACCCTAAGATGATGGACAGCCATCTTGACtcataatagaattttcatcgtATACGAGTTTCAGAAGAGGAGATGATTTagcgaaaaaaatataaatgttagaaatttacttattacaaaagaaatagaTACTGCCAAGTTAGCCCGTTCGTTTGTATCTGATTACAAGATTACTTATTTTAATCAGGCTACAATGTAATTCACATTACACTGCCAACAAGTTTCAGTTCTTTTCAAAGAATTCAATGTCAAGATGCAGTTgggaatttttatagattttcgtACATTTCTgaagaatgtaattttattatatgtaattcGTTACtgatttttctgtttcaggtTATATTGGATTCAGAAAGTCGTTCAAATGGGGATTCTGGTGGCAGTGCTGCGTTTCTTGTTGTTGCGCAGTTCCATAGCTCGGACTGCATTTTTCTCACTACTGTCTATCGTGTTACGCGTGTGCCGCATGAT of Nomia melanderi isolate GNS246 chromosome 5, iyNomMela1, whole genome shotgun sequence contains these proteins:
- the FAR1 gene encoding fatty acyl-CoA reductase 1; amino-acid sequence: MSTMTATQHTSVKDFYRDRSIFITGATGFMGKVLVEKLLRSCPGIKNIYVLMRPKKGQEVQQRLRELLNAPLFDKLRRYRPHELSKVIPVAGDITEHELGISEADQNMLIRYVSIVFHSAATVKFDEALKLSVTINMVGTKQLLNLCHRMDNLEALVHVSTAYCNCDRTDVAEEIYPLSAEPEHVIALTKVMDARMVDDITPTLIGRRPNTYTFTKALTERMLQSETGYLPVTIVRPSIVLSSLKEPVAGWVDNWNGPTGIIAAAGKGFFRTMLCYEDKIADLVPVDIVINLMICAAWRTATNRTKTIPVYNCCTGRQNPITWKKFVDLIFKYTRMHPPNDVIWYPGGQCRTSTVMNSLCRLFQHMLPAHILDFVLRLKGKPSIMVGIQTKLHKATQCLEYFSTNEWNFSDDNVRLLGEQLSPEDRQTFMFDVREIDWPSYLEHYILGIRHFILKENPDTLPAARSHVRKLYWIQKVVQMGILVAVLRFLLLRSSIARTAFFSLLSIVLRVCRMIV